The following proteins come from a genomic window of bacterium:
- a CDS encoding beta-galactosidase, with protein MGRKKTRLSPKEIEVKKGIFYRDGKPFMLLSADYPYYRDGRHLWEKKLKLLREMGADVITCYIPWRHHSPAPGKFYFNGETVPNTDIIRFLEIIKELGLYCIVKPGPLIHAETDYAGLADYVEPVAESGIEPIRNSLGEPTLWHKALPAPLDDKFHEHVKKWFEAVDRDVLRGRQYPEGPVIGVQILNEGIYTFCLPHITGYDYSRSGAAGFSSFLKKKYHTVREYNSRNFVKIQSFDEILPPTEFQQGEVKTFRKNIDWAEFSGVFYREVLSRCKSYLASLKVPVVVNWNPFWLSEADSYFSRSNLHVFGDIASWGFTNWTKYPYEDENAYCIYQVVAGKHPGVCLEENWGFSRIYHKMFEKSTPSYYQSMLYFAFGAKGMNYYTGVGTDLWDINIDSSCEKPYPASAPITHDCVRTNKFYLAKMINLFFNSFSKNAVESGVEKDIYWGCYMPYCWAASWKAGDHAWKNSGIKEKPVCIGEGLIPLMKEAARRGLKTGVKYLDYEENAELAKAKVIILKLSDWMGEKVQQKLLKYVKTGGKLIVFGTIPYLDDDFKPSNILLKALFPKKNSVPQDIEKNIGKGKIIFAAGDILNDDKKLEKILGQKSGEYAAYDVTVSAEKDEKVIYLISKNSETSVYKARAGKKELHVQSVPGGISAVYIKGNDIRGFILKGLNDYAKKSAVPCLKFDSWEISSSKPCDISASFDLKKMKIMVFSEHPGVKLKIKCGANKPSVLLVEREGKKGPGRMKTTKNAVSFEAESVSKGVIYELEFK; from the coding sequence ATGGGAAGGAAAAAAACCAGGCTTTCTCCAAAAGAAATAGAGGTTAAAAAGGGGATATTCTACCGTGACGGCAAACCTTTTATGCTTCTTTCCGCGGACTATCCTTATTACAGGGACGGACGTCACTTATGGGAAAAGAAATTGAAGCTTCTCAGGGAAATGGGCGCGGACGTTATTACCTGTTATATTCCATGGAGACATCATTCTCCAGCGCCGGGCAAGTTCTATTTTAACGGGGAAACAGTGCCGAATACCGATATAATAAGGTTTCTTGAAATAATTAAAGAGCTGGGCTTATATTGTATTGTTAAACCGGGTCCGCTTATTCATGCTGAAACAGATTATGCGGGTTTGGCTGATTATGTTGAGCCTGTCGCCGAGAGCGGTATTGAACCTATAAGGAATTCCCTCGGGGAGCCGACGCTCTGGCATAAAGCGCTTCCGGCGCCCTTAGATGATAAATTCCATGAACATGTGAAAAAATGGTTTGAGGCTGTTGACCGGGATGTCCTCAGGGGCAGGCAATACCCGGAAGGGCCTGTTATAGGGGTTCAGATACTTAATGAAGGAATATATACTTTCTGCCTTCCCCATATTACCGGTTATGATTATTCCAGGAGCGGGGCTGCGGGTTTTTCGTCCTTCCTGAAGAAAAAATACCATACGGTCAGGGAATATAACTCGAGAAACTTTGTGAAGATTCAGAGTTTTGATGAAATCCTTCCTCCTACGGAATTTCAGCAGGGGGAAGTAAAAACTTTCAGAAAAAATATAGACTGGGCTGAGTTTTCCGGAGTGTTTTACAGGGAAGTGTTGTCGCGGTGCAAGTCATATCTTGCCAGTTTAAAAGTTCCTGTTGTGGTAAACTGGAATCCTTTCTGGCTGTCTGAAGCCGACTCATATTTTTCGAGAAGTAATCTACATGTCTTCGGGGACATTGCTTCATGGGGATTTACCAACTGGACGAAATATCCTTATGAAGATGAGAATGCATATTGTATTTATCAGGTTGTCGCCGGAAAACATCCGGGGGTCTGCCTTGAAGAAAATTGGGGTTTTAGCAGGATATACCATAAGATGTTTGAAAAATCCACCCCGAGTTATTATCAGAGCATGCTCTATTTTGCTTTTGGCGCCAAGGGAATGAACTATTATACCGGAGTGGGAACAGACCTGTGGGATATTAACATAGATTCATCATGCGAAAAGCCGTATCCGGCTTCCGCGCCGATAACTCATGATTGTGTCAGAACAAATAAATTTTACCTGGCGAAAATGATAAACCTGTTTTTTAATTCTTTCAGTAAAAACGCTGTGGAATCCGGAGTTGAAAAAGATATTTACTGGGGTTGCTACATGCCTTATTGCTGGGCGGCTTCCTGGAAGGCCGGTGACCATGCGTGGAAAAATTCAGGAATAAAAGAGAAGCCTGTATGTATTGGGGAGGGGCTTATCCCTTTAATGAAAGAAGCGGCCCGGCGCGGTTTGAAAACCGGCGTTAAATATTTGGATTATGAGGAGAATGCGGAACTTGCAAAAGCGAAAGTTATCATTTTGAAGCTTTCTGACTGGATGGGGGAAAAAGTTCAGCAAAAACTTTTAAAATATGTGAAAACCGGCGGAAAATTGATTGTTTTCGGGACAATTCCGTATCTTGACGATGATTTTAAACCGTCGAATATACTCTTGAAAGCGCTGTTCCCGAAAAAGAACAGCGTGCCGCAGGACATCGAAAAGAATATCGGAAAAGGTAAAATCATTTTTGCGGCCGGGGATATACTGAATGATGATAAAAAATTAGAAAAGATACTGGGACAAAAAAGCGGGGAATACGCCGCGTATGATGTAACCGTATCGGCCGAGAAGGACGAGAAAGTAATTTATCTGATATCCAAAAATTCCGAAACATCCGTATATAAGGCCCGGGCAGGGAAAAAAGAGCTCCATGTGCAAAGTGTCCCCGGCGGAATTTCAGCGGTCTATATTAAAGGAAATGATATAAGGGGTTTTATTTTAAAAGGTTTGAACGATTATGCTAAAAAATCCGCCGTTCCCTGCCTGAAGTTCGATTCATGGGAAATCTCTTCCTCCAAACCCTGTGATATTTCGGCCTCTTTTGATTTGAAGAAAATGAAAATTATGGTCTTTTCGGAACATCCGGGCGTAAAACTGAAAATCAAATGCGGCGCAAACAAGCCTTCCGTATTGCTGGTGGAAAGGGAAGGCAAAAAAGGGCCGGGCAGGATGAAAACAACAAAAAATGCAGTTTCCTTTGAAGCGGAATCCGTTTCAAAGGGTGTTATTTATGAGCTGGAGTTCAAATGA
- a CDS encoding chorismate-binding protein: MKNPAVIFFDVEKKIFLKFDKPVKVISAGRINQVISALKLVEEYVREKKCYAAGFLSYEAAPAFDKALRTKEIGDFPLLWFGIYEKPVVLDSVGGTGNLLKNTPRWKADINRYRYKEDMAVIKGFIERGDTYQVNFTYRLKSNFSCDAYDFFSGIIGKDIPPYSAFIETDEWAICSFSPELFFCLEGDNLISRPMKGTAPRGFYCARDKLESERLFNSDKERAENIMIVDMMRNDMGRISEYGSVEVRDLFKLEKHPYVWQMTSTVSSKTKSGISEIFKAMFPSASVTGAPKARTMEIISELEKTPRKVYTGSMGFVEPAGRAVFNVAIRSVLIDKNRRTAEYGTGSGIVWDSTAEKEFEECGGKTGILIPGKHEFSLIESILWEKDKGFFLLDRHIKRLSASADFFSFRVDIRRIKELLAEEEKKFTRQKYKVRLTVSKNGFVSISAEFLPGGHGEKLQKVAVALKPVNTSDIFLYHKTTNRAVYDQASGSRPEYDDVILFNESGELTESTIANVILDMGGRLFTPPVSSGLLAGTFRDYLIGLGKLEEQVLRLNDLRECDDIYLANSIRRLYKVKLSVPECSKVKA; the protein is encoded by the coding sequence TTGAAAAATCCCGCAGTAATATTTTTTGATGTTGAGAAAAAAATTTTCCTTAAGTTCGATAAACCTGTAAAAGTAATTTCCGCCGGTCGTATAAATCAGGTTATTTCCGCCCTGAAGCTTGTGGAAGAGTACGTGAGAGAAAAAAAATGCTATGCCGCGGGGTTTCTTTCATATGAGGCGGCGCCGGCATTTGACAAAGCTCTCAGGACTAAAGAAATCGGCGATTTTCCTCTTCTTTGGTTCGGAATTTATGAAAAACCCGTAGTTCTTGATTCTGTCGGCGGGACGGGAAATCTCTTAAAGAACACACCGCGCTGGAAAGCTGATATTAACCGTTACCGGTATAAAGAAGATATGGCTGTAATAAAGGGGTTTATTGAGAGGGGAGACACTTATCAGGTCAATTTCACCTACCGGCTCAAAAGTAATTTTTCCTGCGATGCCTATGATTTTTTCAGTGGTATAATAGGAAAAGATATTCCTCCTTATTCAGCTTTCATAGAAACAGATGAATGGGCGATTTGTTCTTTCTCTCCGGAGCTGTTTTTCTGCCTTGAGGGTGATAACCTGATTTCCCGGCCGATGAAAGGCACCGCACCCAGGGGATTTTATTGCGCGCGGGATAAACTGGAATCCGAAAGACTTTTTAATTCCGATAAAGAACGCGCGGAGAACATTATGATTGTGGACATGATGAGAAATGACATGGGCCGCATATCAGAATATGGTTCCGTTGAAGTCAGGGATCTTTTCAAATTGGAGAAACATCCTTATGTATGGCAAATGACGTCGACGGTAAGCTCAAAGACGAAATCGGGTATTTCCGAAATTTTTAAAGCTATGTTTCCCTCTGCTTCGGTTACAGGCGCTCCTAAAGCAAGGACAATGGAAATCATATCAGAACTTGAAAAGACACCCCGGAAGGTATATACCGGTTCCATGGGTTTTGTCGAACCTGCGGGAAGGGCGGTTTTTAATGTTGCGATAAGGTCTGTTCTGATAGATAAAAACAGGCGGACTGCCGAGTATGGCACAGGTAGCGGTATTGTATGGGATTCCACGGCTGAAAAGGAGTTCGAAGAATGCGGCGGAAAGACCGGGATTTTAATTCCCGGAAAACACGAATTTTCGCTTATTGAGTCTATACTGTGGGAAAAGGATAAGGGTTTTTTTCTTTTGGACAGGCATATTAAAAGGTTATCCGCTTCCGCCGATTTTTTCTCCTTTAGAGTTGACATACGCCGCATTAAAGAATTGCTTGCCGAAGAAGAAAAGAAGTTTACACGTCAAAAGTACAAGGTGCGCCTGACTGTATCAAAAAATGGTTTTGTATCGATAAGCGCGGAGTTCCTGCCCGGCGGGCACGGAGAAAAATTGCAGAAAGTCGCTGTTGCGTTAAAACCGGTTAATACATCCGATATTTTTTTGTATCATAAGACCACGAACCGCGCTGTTTATGATCAGGCATCTGGATCAAGGCCGGAATATGATGATGTAATATTGTTTAATGAGTCGGGGGAACTGACGGAATCTACGATTGCAAATGTTATATTGGACATGGGGGGCAGGCTGTTTACTCCTCCTGTTTCCTCGGGTTTGCTTGCAGGTACTTTCAGGGATTATCTTATTGGGCTCGGCAAGCTGGAAGAGCAAGTTCTTCGCCTGAATGATTTGCGGGAATGCGATGATATTTACCTGGCTAATTCCATAAGGAGACTTTATAAGGTTAAGCTGTCTGTACCGGAATGTTCAAAGGTTAAAGCGTGA
- a CDS encoding ferrochelatase yields MSKAVFNTGIIFAVFVFLSGGVLFAGEFGDKIDKADDCYQQGRHIDAVDNLKDAVKIAWEAAALSARNINFVKDGNSGFQKFVIREDRPFAGGENIIIYLEPVGFSVEEKEGGYFAHLETDYELLDSESRELAKEQEFGDFEIEDTTFFTDISLNLNFSFTGLIDGNYTLKITIRDVLSGEEYILTKDFKFAQNPDE; encoded by the coding sequence ATGTCAAAGGCAGTATTTAACACAGGGATAATATTTGCGGTTTTTGTATTTTTGTCCGGCGGAGTGTTATTTGCGGGTGAATTCGGGGATAAGATTGACAAAGCGGACGATTGCTATCAACAGGGCAGGCACATCGATGCCGTGGACAACCTCAAAGATGCGGTAAAGATTGCGTGGGAAGCGGCGGCTCTTTCGGCCAGAAATATTAATTTTGTTAAAGACGGTAATTCAGGATTCCAGAAATTTGTTATCAGGGAAGACAGGCCTTTTGCGGGCGGAGAAAATATCATTATTTATCTGGAGCCGGTGGGCTTTTCGGTAGAGGAAAAAGAAGGCGGTTATTTTGCGCATCTTGAAACTGATTATGAACTTCTTGACAGTGAAAGCCGCGAGCTGGCAAAAGAACAGGAATTCGGCGATTTTGAAATAGAAGACACGACGTTTTTCACGGATATTTCATTGAACCTTAATTTCAGTTTTACGGGTTTAATAGACGGCAACTACACTTTAAAAATTACCATAAGAGACGTGTTGTCGGGCGAAGAGTATATTTTGACCAAAGATTTTAAATTTGCGCAGAATCCGGATGAATAA
- a CDS encoding MgtC/SapB family protein encodes MENIISYMNELVFASELTYHVIFFRLILAVIAGGLIGQNRERHFKPAGLRTHIIICTGASLLMLLSIYLPSKTGGDPGRIAAQVVTGIGFLGAGAIFRLGFNVRGLTSAASIWTTAAIGLTIGAGMYAASAFAVIIMLLTLHVLNIVEPKIFRYRTAKILSVITDKYSGAVDKVIDYLEKKDVELNDISIEEDIETGTIELKSVVYILRREGTKNFFEGLRNIEGIKKISLE; translated from the coding sequence ATGGAAAATATCATCAGTTATATGAACGAGCTTGTTTTCGCATCCGAGTTGACTTATCACGTGATTTTTTTCAGGCTTATACTCGCCGTTATCGCAGGCGGACTGATAGGGCAAAACCGCGAACGCCATTTTAAGCCCGCCGGATTGAGAACACATATCATAATATGCACAGGCGCGTCGCTTCTTATGCTGCTGTCAATTTATCTCCCTTCAAAAACAGGGGGAGATCCCGGCAGAATTGCCGCCCAGGTCGTAACGGGTATCGGCTTTCTGGGCGCCGGCGCTATTTTCCGGCTCGGTTTTAATGTAAGGGGACTCACAAGCGCCGCCAGCATATGGACAACCGCAGCCATCGGCCTGACTATAGGCGCCGGCATGTATGCGGCAAGCGCCTTTGCCGTTATCATAATGCTTTTAACACTACATGTCCTGAATATAGTGGAACCGAAGATTTTCAGATACAGAACCGCAAAAATACTGAGCGTAATAACAGATAAATACTCGGGCGCCGTGGATAAAGTAATCGATTACCTTGAAAAAAAAGATGTGGAGCTGAATGATATCAGTATTGAAGAAGATATTGAGACAGGCACAATAGAACTGAAATCCGTTGTTTATATCCTCAGGAGAGAGGGCACCAAGAATTTTTTTGAAGGACTGCGGAACATAGAGGGGATTAAAAAGATCTCCCTCGAGTAA
- a CDS encoding DUF4139 domain-containing protein, with the protein MKQLAVFLSLIFLLSTLSIGAESLKSTLDDQRTVAITIYNSNLALVKDVRDISLPTGTFELRFMDVAQNINPATVYIKSVNQPEKLSILEQNYEYDLLNPQKLMEKYIDKTVKVVDKNYYTGEETIYDAKILSTNGAPIFEVNGKIMVGLPHRIIYPSIPENLIAKPTLVWLLDNNYNKKHTVEASYLTGGINWKADYVAVLDKDDKKVDLNGWVTINNNSGAEYKDAAIKLVAGDVNRVYDEFSRLRSDKLLGAAEAKHESGFTEESLFEYHLYTLQRPATVKQNQTKQISLLQSTDIPVKKELIYWGAEYYYRGQYGQPVSNQKIGAYINIENKKENHLGMPLPKGTIRVYKADSDGSLQFIGEDSIDHTPKDEKIKIKLGDSFDVVGERKQLDWKSFGVLRNIYEVEWEISLRNHKDEDTGVRVIEPVPGDWEVLDSTHKWEKTEAHTLEFNVKIPKNEEVKIRYRIRTHY; encoded by the coding sequence ATGAAGCAACTGGCGGTTTTTTTATCTCTGATTTTTTTGTTGAGTACATTATCAATTGGCGCAGAATCACTTAAGAGCACGCTGGATGACCAGAGAACCGTGGCAATAACTATTTATAATTCAAACCTGGCGCTTGTCAAGGATGTCAGGGACATATCGCTTCCAACGGGCACTTTTGAGCTCAGGTTCATGGATGTGGCCCAAAACATCAACCCCGCAACCGTCTATATTAAATCCGTAAATCAGCCGGAAAAACTCAGCATCTTAGAGCAGAACTATGAATATGACCTTCTGAATCCGCAAAAACTCATGGAAAAATATATTGATAAAACCGTTAAAGTGGTCGATAAGAACTATTACACGGGGGAAGAAACAATATACGACGCAAAAATACTGTCGACAAACGGAGCTCCTATTTTTGAGGTCAACGGCAAGATAATGGTCGGGCTCCCTCACAGGATAATATATCCTTCAATCCCCGAAAACCTTATCGCAAAACCCACTCTGGTATGGCTGCTCGACAACAATTACAACAAAAAACATACAGTGGAAGCGTCATACCTTACGGGTGGAATAAACTGGAAAGCGGATTATGTCGCTGTTCTTGACAAAGATGATAAAAAAGTTGATTTGAACGGATGGGTAACAATTAACAATAACAGCGGCGCCGAGTACAAGGATGCCGCGATCAAGCTGGTGGCGGGCGATGTAAACAGGGTTTACGACGAGTTTAGCAGACTCCGCAGCGATAAACTCCTGGGCGCAGCCGAAGCCAAGCACGAGTCCGGGTTCACCGAAGAGTCCCTTTTTGAATATCATCTCTATACCCTGCAGCGGCCCGCGACAGTAAAGCAAAACCAGACAAAACAGATAAGCCTTCTGCAATCAACGGACATCCCTGTCAAAAAGGAACTGATCTACTGGGGCGCCGAATACTATTACAGGGGCCAGTACGGACAGCCGGTCTCCAACCAGAAAATCGGAGCTTACATAAACATTGAAAATAAAAAAGAAAACCACCTGGGGATGCCGCTGCCTAAAGGAACGATCAGGGTTTATAAAGCCGACAGTGATGGAAGCCTTCAATTCATCGGCGAGGACAGTATAGACCATACGCCCAAAGACGAAAAAATCAAGATAAAACTCGGAGACTCTTTCGATGTTGTCGGAGAAAGAAAACAGCTTGACTGGAAATCTTTCGGCGTTTTAAGGAACATATATGAAGTGGAATGGGAAATCTCCCTCAGAAACCATAAAGACGAAGATACCGGAGTAAGGGTAATTGAACCGGTGCCCGGAGACTGGGAAGTGCTGGATTCGACCCACAAATGGGAAAAAACGGAAGCTCACACCCTTGAATTCAATGTCAAAATTCCGAAAAACGAAGAGGTAAAAATAAGATACAGGATAAGGACTCATTACTGA
- a CDS encoding diacylglycerol kinase family lipid kinase codes for MKLLMISNPVAGKNSKDKTKKAASYLSSRGADVSVEYTSFRGNATNIAAEAYSKGIDKIAAVAGDGTINEIINGIVGIDIALGIIPAGTTNVFAKEVHVPDNLYKACDIILRGNERRISLGVINGSYFMLMASAGFDAEVVNSIDLKLKARTGKFAYIVSAFGVSAKYAFPSMNIIIDQKERYEGCLVVVSNVRYYAGKFVMAPYASTDDKFLDVCIFTKSGKRQMIRYLWGLLTKSHHKYKDVIYLKAKQIRVFSEKRVKVQVDGDPFCELPVDISVVPKILRVCCP; via the coding sequence ATGAAACTTCTTATGATATCAAATCCTGTTGCCGGAAAGAACTCTAAGGATAAAACAAAAAAAGCCGCTTCCTATTTATCTTCCAGGGGCGCAGACGTTTCTGTCGAATATACCTCTTTTCGCGGTAATGCGACTAATATTGCCGCTGAAGCGTATTCCAAAGGAATTGATAAGATAGCCGCCGTTGCGGGAGACGGAACGATAAATGAAATAATTAACGGTATAGTCGGCATTGATATTGCGCTGGGAATTATTCCCGCGGGGACAACAAATGTTTTTGCCAAAGAAGTGCATGTTCCGGATAATCTCTATAAAGCCTGCGACATAATACTGAGAGGCAATGAAAGAAGAATAAGCCTCGGGGTGATAAACGGTTCGTATTTTATGCTTATGGCCAGCGCGGGATTTGACGCTGAAGTCGTGAATTCGATAGATTTGAAATTAAAAGCAAGGACCGGGAAATTTGCTTACATCGTTTCTGCTTTCGGTGTTTCCGCAAAATATGCTTTCCCGTCTATGAATATAATTATAGACCAAAAGGAGAGATATGAAGGTTGTCTCGTAGTAGTAAGTAATGTCAGGTATTATGCGGGTAAGTTTGTTATGGCTCCTTATGCTTCCACCGATGACAAATTCCTTGACGTCTGCATCTTCACAAAGAGCGGCAAAAGGCAGATGATAAGGTATCTGTGGGGGCTTTTGACAAAGAGTCACCATAAATATAAGGATGTTATATACCTGAAGGCTAAACAGATAAGGGTCTTTTCCGAAAAAAGGGTAAAAGTCCAGGTTGACGGGGATCCTTTCTGTGAACTTCCTGTTGATATAAGCGTTGTCCCCAAGATTCTAAGGGTCTGCTGTCCATGA
- a CDS encoding sodium-dependent transporter, translating into MKRPKPEIREETRENWGSRAGFVLAAVGSAVGLGNLWGFPYKLYSYGGGAFLIPYILAMFVIGIPLMILEFSIGHKFQKAAPDAFSQANRHFETVGWWGVLLGFVIITYYPVILAYCFNFLWFSIKGIFNGGHLPWAGEGVAGVKKATNFFFDSYLGYHESFSLGSFRMEIAVTLVISWIAMYLCIFRGVNLVSKVVWLTVPLPWIMLVILTVRGLTLPGAVKGLAYYLEPDWSRLAEPTTWKWAFGQVFFSMSLAFGVMITYASFLHRKSDINNNATIIGLADFGTSFICGLAVFATLGGMAYATRIAGNPVPVSEVAKEGPSLAFIAFPYALAQLPYSAWFSFIFFITLITLGLDSAFSITETVLASIIDKTGWKRSGVLIIMSAAGLLTGLFYCTNGGLNWVGLVDGIINGTWGIALLGLLECIVLGWLFNTGILREHANERSDWRIGKWWDILIRVIIPVILSALFIWSLFDDLSKEGGLFHNTDGSLSFPSVAGISIALIVPLISFIVTYRKHVKRKNDRKEQVDSGKLEGAKFGKKVFYAACALSVLILFTFAKTVHIKAAEIALSKGMAVPLLCAVSITVSITLALISGRRVFRYESLKSTPSFWLRSGAALSTFCIGSSLGVSLAFITMHAENTVKKEMSLSATSMIILAIIGFLVFGGLTWCFIRAISSAPAAEKSKNSGKR; encoded by the coding sequence GTGAAACGGCCAAAACCGGAAATCAGGGAAGAAACAAGAGAAAACTGGGGGAGCAGGGCGGGTTTTGTGCTCGCCGCGGTTGGTTCCGCGGTCGGGCTTGGAAACCTCTGGGGTTTTCCGTATAAACTTTATTCATACGGAGGCGGAGCGTTTCTTATACCGTATATATTGGCTATGTTTGTCATAGGAATACCGCTGATGATTCTTGAATTCTCCATAGGGCATAAATTCCAGAAAGCTGCGCCGGACGCTTTTTCTCAGGCGAACAGGCATTTTGAGACCGTGGGATGGTGGGGAGTCCTGCTCGGTTTTGTGATAATAACGTATTATCCGGTTATCCTTGCATATTGTTTCAATTTTTTGTGGTTCAGCATAAAAGGTATATTTAACGGCGGGCATCTTCCATGGGCCGGGGAAGGGGTTGCCGGTGTAAAAAAAGCGACAAATTTCTTTTTTGATTCATATTTAGGTTATCATGAAAGCTTTTCTCTGGGAAGCTTCCGGATGGAAATAGCCGTGACCCTTGTTATAAGCTGGATTGCGATGTATCTGTGTATTTTCAGAGGAGTGAATCTGGTAAGCAAGGTGGTTTGGCTTACCGTACCGCTTCCGTGGATTATGCTGGTCATTCTGACCGTCAGAGGGCTGACATTACCCGGAGCGGTTAAAGGGCTTGCTTATTATCTGGAGCCTGACTGGAGCCGTTTGGCCGAACCCACTACATGGAAATGGGCTTTCGGTCAGGTATTTTTTTCGATGAGCCTGGCGTTCGGGGTTATGATAACATATGCGAGTTTTTTACACAGGAAAAGTGATATTAACAACAATGCAACCATCATCGGGCTTGCGGATTTCGGAACAAGTTTTATATGCGGTCTTGCTGTTTTCGCAACTTTGGGGGGAATGGCCTATGCGACCCGGATAGCAGGAAATCCGGTGCCTGTTTCGGAAGTGGCAAAGGAAGGCCCTTCCCTTGCGTTTATAGCTTTTCCGTATGCATTGGCCCAATTGCCTTATTCGGCATGGTTTAGTTTTATCTTTTTTATAACCCTTATAACTCTGGGGCTTGACTCCGCGTTTTCTATTACTGAAACTGTCCTGGCGAGTATAATTGACAAAACCGGATGGAAAAGATCCGGAGTTCTGATAATCATGAGCGCGGCGGGTTTGTTAACAGGCCTTTTTTATTGCACAAACGGGGGCCTTAACTGGGTCGGGCTTGTTGACGGCATAATTAACGGGACGTGGGGGATTGCGCTTTTAGGGCTTTTGGAATGTATTGTTTTGGGCTGGCTTTTCAATACGGGTATTTTGCGTGAACACGCGAATGAGCGAAGTGACTGGCGTATAGGAAAATGGTGGGATATCCTTATAAGGGTTATTATACCTGTAATTTTATCGGCGTTGTTTATATGGAGTTTGTTCGATGATCTTTCAAAAGAGGGCGGGCTTTTTCATAATACCGACGGCAGCCTTTCTTTCCCTTCGGTTGCCGGTATTTCTATAGCGTTAATAGTTCCTTTAATATCGTTTATAGTCACTTACAGAAAGCATGTTAAAAGGAAAAACGACCGGAAAGAACAGGTGGATTCAGGTAAGCTTGAAGGTGCGAAATTTGGAAAAAAAGTGTTTTATGCGGCCTGTGCTTTATCGGTATTGATACTTTTTACGTTTGCGAAAACCGTTCATATTAAAGCGGCGGAAATCGCGCTGTCAAAAGGAATGGCGGTCCCGTTGTTATGTGCGGTATCGATTACTGTTTCGATAACATTGGCGCTTATCAGCGGCAGGAGAGTATTCAGGTATGAATCGTTAAAATCAACTCCCAGTTTCTGGCTGCGCTCCGGGGCGGCTTTAAGCACTTTCTGTATAGGTTCTTCGCTCGGCGTGTCACTTGCCTTTATTACCATGCATGCCGAAAATACGGTTAAGAAGGAAATGTCCTTGTCTGCGACATCGATGATTATACTTGCCATTATAGGATTTCTGGTATTCGGCGGGCTGACGTGGTGTTTTATCAGGGCAATAAGTTCTGCGCCGGCGGCGGAAAAATCCAAAAATTCCGGAAAAAGGTAG
- the hydE gene encoding [FeFe] hydrogenase H-cluster radical SAM maturase HydE yields MDIEQKSSIEYKISFEKPFSKEDLLLLLNLKNQSELKWLYSTADRVRRKYMGDEIFLRGIIEFSNRCGKSCDYCGIRAPNSKVNRYRIPDQEIIDICMILEKQAITTVVLQSGEDLFYTKEKMGGIIKTIKEKTNLAITLSVGERDKETYRYWKNCGMDRYLLRFETSNQKIFKDIHPDDNFKERLNCIRVLKELGIQTGSGFMIGLPQTGLDDIANDILLCRELDLDMIGIGPFIPHPDTPLYIDGFTFDLDFYTKVLAVLRMVNYNCHIPATTAFDAFKKEGRNLALQRGANVFMPNVTPEKYRRDYLLYPGKPCVDEPGEKCIACSAVRITSLGREIGKGKGHSLKKPGACQGLSAF; encoded by the coding sequence ATGGATATAGAACAAAAAAGCTCTATCGAATATAAAATTTCTTTTGAAAAACCTTTTTCAAAAGAAGATTTGCTCTTACTGCTGAATTTAAAAAACCAATCCGAGCTCAAATGGCTGTATTCGACTGCGGACAGGGTCCGCAGAAAATACATGGGAGATGAAATTTTTCTGCGCGGCATCATAGAATTTTCAAACCGTTGCGGAAAATCCTGTGATTACTGCGGCATAAGAGCCCCTAACAGCAAAGTCAACCGATACCGTATCCCCGACCAGGAAATAATCGACATCTGTATGATACTTGAAAAGCAAGCCATAACAACCGTTGTCTTACAATCGGGAGAAGACCTTTTCTATACAAAAGAAAAAATGGGCGGGATAATAAAAACAATAAAAGAAAAAACAAATCTCGCTATAACACTGTCGGTCGGGGAAAGAGACAAAGAGACTTACCGGTACTGGAAGAATTGCGGTATGGACAGGTATCTGCTCCGTTTCGAAACATCAAACCAAAAAATATTCAAGGACATTCATCCGGATGATAACTTTAAAGAAAGGCTGAATTGCATCAGAGTTTTAAAGGAACTCGGGATCCAGACAGGTTCGGGTTTCATGATAGGACTGCCCCAAACGGGGCTGGATGATATAGCAAATGATATACTCTTATGCAGGGAACTGGACCTCGACATGATAGGAATCGGGCCTTTTATCCCTCACCCCGATACTCCTCTGTATATAGACGGATTTACATTTGACCTTGATTTCTATACAAAAGTTCTCGCCGTGCTGCGCATGGTCAACTATAACTGCCACATTCCCGCCACAACCGCTTTTGATGCATTTAAAAAAGAAGGGCGCAACCTTGCCCTGCAGCGCGGAGCAAATGTATTTATGCCCAATGTCACCCCGGAGAAATACCGCAGGGATTATCTTTTATACCCCGGGAAACCCTGTGTTGATGAACCGGGAGAAAAATGTATTGCCTGTTCGGCCGTAAGAATAACGTCCCTCGGAAGGGAAATAGGCAAAGGCAAAGGGCACAGCTTAAAAAAACCGGGGGCATGCCAGGGTCTTTCAGCTTTTTAA